The Deltaproteobacteria bacterium RIFCSPHIGHO2_02_FULL_44_16 nucleotide sequence GCCCTTTCCAATCACCATTTTCTTTTGCGCCTCTTTTTCCACCACAATCGTTGCTTTAATCTTCGTGATATTTTGCTTCTCTGTCGGTTCCTGAAATTCTTCGAGATGCACAAGGGTTGCATACGGAATTTCTTGATGCATCTGTAAAAAAACTTGCTCTCGAATAATTTCGGAAACTAAAAATCGGACGGGATGCTGTGTATAGATATCCGTCGGAAACATCGGTTCCCCTTCAGTGAGAAAGCTCTCAAGCGTTTGAAGCAACTCTCCAATCCCAATGTTTTTCAGTGCTGAGATCACGAGAAGTTCTTTTACTTTCCATTCATCATGAATTTTTTTTGCGAAACGATCGAGATCCTTTTTTTGAAGAAGATCTCCTTTATTCAACGCAACGACATGGGGTTTATGCGCAATTTTGCGATAGAGTTGTTCGCTTCGAGCAGAATCGATATTCCAAGGATCTACCAGAAAACAGACGATATCAGCATCTTCAATCACTTGATGAAGGACACTCATCATCGACTGCGAAAGCGCCTGAGATGAAACATGGAAACCAGGACTATCGAGAAAAACAATTTGAGATTCCGGACGATTCAGAATTCCCACAATACGATTACGCGTTGTTTGTGGTTTTGGAGTGACAATCGCAAGGCTCTCACCAAGAATATGATTGAGAAGCGTCGATTTTCCAACGTTTGGTTCACCAAGAAGCGCAACCGTTCCAAATTTCATGACTTGTTCTCTTTTCGTATTTTTTCAAGCGCTTGTTTCGCCGCATCTTGCTCGGCCGCCTTTTTGCTGCTTCCGCTTCCAACACTTTTCTCTTCACCACAAATCGAGAGACTGATTTCAAATGTTTTTTGATGATCAGGTCCAGAAGTGCGAAGAAGAGTATACCGAGGAATAGATCGAAAACGACTTTGTGATTCCTCTTGAAGTTGCGTTTTATAATCTTTGACGAATTCCACTCCACTTACTTCCTTGAGCAACGGTTCATAGTGATGGTGCACCACTTCAAACGCTTTGAGAAAACCACGATCAAAATAAACAGCGCCGAGAAGAGCTTCAAAAGCATCCGAGAGAATCGATGATTTTTCTCGACCTCCTGTTTGCTCTTCTCCTTTTCCTAAAAATAAAAACTCTCCAAGCTTCATGTTCCGCGCAAGCTCAGCCAATTGCTCTTCATTGACAATAGCAGCGCGAAGTTTTGAGAGATCCCCTTCTGCATGCTCGGGGAATCGTTCCATGAGAAGATGACTCACGGCAAGTTCCAACACCGCATCACCCAAAAATTCATATCGCTCATTATGTTCGAGCGCGGGTAAACGCTGTTCGTTTGCATAAGATTTATGCGTTAATGCGCACTTAAGATGCGTTCGCTCTCGAAAGCTGTAGTGAAAGAGCTTTTCAAACGCCTTAAGTTGTTTTTTTTCTTCTGAAGTGATTGGCATCGTCCGTAAACTTTTCCGTCATGGACTCTCTCAATAAGAACTTCTTCAGATGCGCCATGACGTGCACCTGTGTCAGGATATAAGATGGGCACATTATTATCGCTGATCCCATGAAGAAATCCTTCTTCATCTTTTTGTTTCGACGTCACAATAACGGGAAGCGTTTCTCCAATTTGGCTCTGATAAAATTTCTCTCTTTTCGCATGAGCAAGAGAAGTCAGAAGACGCGCACGTCGCTGAATCTCATTCTTTGCAACTTGTGCTGACATTGTTTCTGCAACAGTTTCCGGACGAGCAGAAAAAGGAAAAACATGGAGCCATGCAAATGAAAGTTCCTCTAGGAATTGATGCGTGCGTTTAAAATCTTCTTCAGTTTCACCTGGAAATCCGACCATAATATCAGCCGCAATAAAAAAACCTTTCGAATTTTCAGTGAGCGCTTCAATGATTCTTTTTGCGTCAGCGCTTTTGGTTCGTCGTCGCATCAAGCGAAGAACGGAGTCAGAAGCGCTCTGCAAGGAGAGATGAAGATGACGGGCAAGTCTTTTTTCGGAAAGAAAAAGTTCTAAAAGATCCGGATCAAGACATTCAGGATCGAGAGATGAAAGACGAATACGACGAACAGACGTCTTTGCATATATTTCTTGCAGAAGATGAGAAAGTTTTGGTTGCCCTTGAAGGTCGCGACCATAACTTCCGATATGAATCCCAGTGATGATCACCTCTTCATAACCCGCATCGACCAAACGATGAACATCATCGACCAAAAGCGCGACAGGACGACTTCGGCTTTTGCCACGAGCTTTCCAAATCGCACAATAGGCACATCGAAAATTACAACCATCTTGGATCTTCAGATAAGCGCGTGCGCGATCTTGGGAAAGAGGAACAGATTCATCAAAAGTAGAAGGGGGCGCATCCGTCACAAGAAAACTTTGAGCAAGATATCGAATCACTTCTTCACGTTGCTGCGTTCCAAAAACAGCGTCAACGCCTTCAATACTT carries:
- a CDS encoding GTPase Era, producing the protein MKFGTVALLGEPNVGKSTLLNHILGESLAIVTPKPQTTRNRIVGILNRPESQIVFLDSPGFHVSSQALSQSMMSVLHQVIEDADIVCFLVDPWNIDSARSEQLYRKIAHKPHVVALNKGDLLQKKDLDRFAKKIHDEWKVKELLVISALKNIGIGELLQTLESFLTEGEPMFPTDIYTQHPVRFLVSEIIREQVFLQMHQEIPYATLVHLEEFQEPTEKQNITKIKATIVVEKEAQKKMVIGKGGERIKNIGTLARKRIEELVETKVFLDLFVQVDEGWTKNSKKIEDFGVIF
- a CDS encoding ribonuclease III; protein product: MPITSEEKKQLKAFEKLFHYSFRERTHLKCALTHKSYANEQRLPALEHNERYEFLGDAVLELAVSHLLMERFPEHAEGDLSKLRAAIVNEEQLAELARNMKLGEFLFLGKGEEQTGGREKSSILSDAFEALLGAVYFDRGFLKAFEVVHHHYEPLLKEVSGVEFVKDYKTQLQEESQSRFRSIPRYTLLRTSGPDHQKTFEISLSICGEEKSVGSGSSKKAAEQDAAKQALEKIRKENKS
- a CDS encoding tRNA (N(6)-L-threonylcarbamoyladenosine(37)-C(2))-methylthiotransferase MtaB — protein: MKKPRVAFETLGCKANFFDTQQLQVICERLGFQIVPFSSEADAYVVNTCTVTAHADHQGRQALRRAHRQNPLALVIATGCTAQISPQSLESIEGVDAVFGTQQREEVIRYLAQSFLVTDAPPSTFDESVPLSQDRARAYLKIQDGCNFRCAYCAIWKARGKSRSRPVALLVDDVHRLVDAGYEEVIITGIHIGSYGRDLQGQPKLSHLLQEIYAKTSVRRIRLSSLDPECLDPDLLELFLSEKRLARHLHLSLQSASDSVLRLMRRRTKSADAKRIIEALTENSKGFFIAADIMVGFPGETEEDFKRTHQFLEELSFAWLHVFPFSARPETVAETMSAQVAKNEIQRRARLLTSLAHAKREKFYQSQIGETLPVIVTSKQKDEEGFLHGISDNNVPILYPDTGARHGASEEVLIERVHDGKVYGRCQSLQKKKNNLRRLKSSFTTAFESERILSAH